One region of Hydrogenobaculum sp. Y04AAS1 genomic DNA includes:
- a CDS encoding ATPase, T2SS/T4P/T4SS family: MKYKEYLEAKGLPDTEESKNKYFEEYGNQLHKFLYRDFLERAKGLLKERYEIFLQKRRELGEHDLKVLNILGLITFQEQVKLFIEIASYYALEPEDGYNVNFTIKSIEADRIIADEGIITYIPIYTKDKKNYLVSISKFEAIKRDYAAISQESQFITDFKDIVKVALAKNASDLHIKPKDNFYYVFFRINKDFVMMPNMTMPKSQGIQLVRSLKTQASRYTKGSFNPSISSQVQDARISYEDLSTDVRLVFAPMPNLEDEMVVGRLLRKRGIQGNLSRLGYLENDIAILQDAISRKGGLFVISGITNSGKSMAIASMLSTVQDKNVLTVEDPVEYQIINKNITQFQIFEAQVEELKSTFVDFTKAFKRADPDIVFVGEWRNEQELSKAIEELAFAGQLVFTTLHINSAFVFYDAVSSIFHVDYESSVRMLILSLNQVLVKSVCPHCAIEMPIKDASRTISDITLKTLPYINKDEFRDFINQDFPIKVRNEAGCPKCGFTGYAGLTPIYEYMYPDVNTKEWIRKDRPSSYEIEDHIRRERLGKNKLDVYMEKLKTGIVELSPPVLNALR, from the coding sequence ATGAAGTACAAAGAATATTTGGAAGCAAAGGGATTGCCAGATACGGAAGAATCAAAAAACAAATACTTCGAAGAGTATGGAAACCAGCTTCATAAATTTTTATATAGAGATTTTTTAGAGAGAGCAAAAGGGCTTTTAAAAGAAAGATATGAAATTTTTCTACAAAAAAGAAGAGAACTTGGAGAGCATGATTTAAAGGTATTAAATATACTTGGCCTCATCACATTTCAAGAACAAGTTAAACTTTTTATAGAGATAGCTTCATACTATGCGCTTGAGCCAGAAGATGGTTATAATGTAAACTTTACTATAAAAAGCATAGAAGCGGATAGAATAATAGCTGACGAGGGTATAATAACCTATATCCCAATATATACTAAAGACAAGAAAAATTATCTTGTTTCTATATCAAAATTTGAGGCTATAAAAAGGGATTACGCAGCTATATCTCAAGAATCACAATTTATCACAGATTTTAAGGATATAGTAAAAGTAGCCCTTGCTAAAAATGCTTCAGACCTTCACATAAAACCAAAAGACAACTTTTACTATGTATTTTTCAGGATAAACAAAGATTTTGTAATGATGCCAAATATGACTATGCCAAAATCTCAAGGTATTCAGCTTGTTAGAAGCTTAAAAACCCAAGCTTCAAGATATACAAAAGGCTCCTTTAACCCATCCATATCTTCCCAAGTTCAAGACGCTCGTATTTCTTACGAAGATCTATCCACCGATGTTAGGCTTGTGTTTGCCCCAATGCCAAATCTAGAAGACGAGATGGTGGTAGGAAGATTGCTAAGGAAAAGGGGCATCCAAGGTAATCTTTCGAGGCTCGGATATCTTGAAAACGACATAGCAATTCTACAAGATGCCATAAGCAGAAAAGGTGGGCTTTTTGTCATAAGCGGCATCACAAACTCCGGTAAAAGCATGGCTATAGCTAGCATGCTATCTACAGTACAAGATAAGAATGTGCTCACAGTAGAAGACCCTGTTGAATACCAGATTATAAACAAAAATATAACGCAGTTTCAAATATTTGAAGCTCAAGTGGAAGAATTAAAATCAACGTTTGTAGATTTTACAAAAGCCTTCAAAAGAGCGGACCCAGACATAGTTTTTGTAGGCGAGTGGAGAAACGAACAAGAACTTTCAAAGGCTATAGAAGAGCTAGCTTTTGCAGGTCAGCTTGTTTTTACCACGCTTCATATAAATTCCGCCTTTGTATTTTACGACGCCGTTAGCTCAATATTTCACGTAGATTACGAAAGCTCCGTAAGAATGCTTATACTCAGCCTAAACCAGGTTTTAGTCAAAAGCGTTTGTCCTCATTGTGCTATAGAGATGCCTATAAAAGATGCATCACGGACAATCTCTGATATAACGCTAAAGACACTCCCATATATCAACAAAGATGAATTTAGAGATTTTATAAACCAAGATTTCCCAATAAAAGTAAGAAACGAAGCCGGCTGTCCAAAATGCGGCTTTACAGGATATGCAGGTCTTACGCCGATATACGAATACATGTATCCAGACGTAAACACAAAAGAATGGATAAGAAAAGACAGACCGTCTTCTTATGAAATAGAAGACCATATAAGAAGAGAGCGTCTTGGTAAAAACAAATTAGATGTATACATGGAAAAGCTAAAAACTGGTATAGTAGAGTTAAGCCCACCAGTTTTAAATGCTTTGAGATAG